A genomic segment from Juglans regia cultivar Chandler chromosome 14, Walnut 2.0, whole genome shotgun sequence encodes:
- the LOC108996894 gene encoding ethylene-overproduction protein 1: MRALQLIERFKGTQVHALSPSETITGTGKNPTVATRAKLINYKVKSFSKSKANNSVAVTEALLPYGLPTTDLLEPSIDPHLKPLDFVATVADLYGRLETCSHSDKSMLCMEQYSVLRSLGDHKLLRRCLRAARQNAGDVHSKVVVSAWLRFQRREDELVGVSAMDCGGHVLECPKAALVSGYDLNSIHDHCQCLNDRFEVINTPTLIGNECLSLDVDSYVSFCIGNEEIKCVRYRIAALSRVFNVMLFGKFLESKMDKIDFSGNGISVGGMRAVEVYSRTRRLDYFSAEIVLELLSFANRFCCEELKSACDAHLASLVGNIEDAMTLIEYGLEETANLVVASCLQVMLRELPSNLYNWKVMKFFCSSQARERLARAGHASFLLYYFLSHVAMEESMASNTTVMLLERLGECATERWQKALAFHQLGCALLERKEYKDAQRCFGVAAAAGHVYSMAGIARAKHEQGQQYSAYKLMSSLILEYKPVGWMYQERSLYNIGREKILDLKTATELDPTLSFPYKYRAVAKVEEKQIRGAILEIDKIIGFKLLPDCLELRAWFFIALEDYESALRDIRVVLTLEPNYMMFHGKVTGDYLIELLSHRVQQLSEADCWMQLYQRWSCIDDIGSLAIIHQMLANDPGKSLLWFRQSLLLLRLNCQKAAMRSLRWARNHSSSENERLVYEGWILYDTGYREEALSRAEKSISLQRSFEAFFLKAYTLADTTLDPESSSYVIQILGEALKCPSDGLRKGQALNNLGSVHVDCGNLDLAADCYMNALEIKHARAHQGLARVYHQRNHRQAAYEEMTKLIEKAQNNASAYEKRSEYCGREMAKNDLDTATQLDPLRTYPYRYRAAVLMDDQKETEAVEELSKAIAFKPDLQMLHLRAAFYESMGNLASALQDCQAALCLDPDHKETLDLYNRAQELAVNLQLK, from the exons ATGCGTGCTCTTCAGCTCATAGAGCGATTCAAGGGCACCCAAGTTCACGCTCTTAGTCCATCGGAGACTATCACCGGTACCGGTAAAAACCCCACCGTTGCTACCAGGGCTAAGCTTATCAACTATAAAGTCAAATCATTTTCGAAGTCCAAAGCCAACAACTCGGTCGCAGTAACTGAGGCTCTTCTTCCTTATGGACTTCCTACAACTGATCTCCTTGAACCCTCCATAGATCCCCACCTCAAACCCCTCGACTTCGTAGCGACTGTAGCTGACCTTTATGGCCGTCTTGAAACTTGCTCCCACTCCGATAAGTCAATGCTATGTATGGAGCAGTACTCTGTCTTGCGCAGCCTCGGTGATCACAAGCTGCTACGCCGATGCCTCCGTGCTGCCCGTCAAAACGCGGGAGATGTGCACTCGAAGGTTGTGGTTTCTGCGTGGTTAAGGTTCCAGAGGAGGGAGGACGAGCTTGTGGGTGTATCCGCTATGGATTGTGGTGGCCACGTTCTTGAGTGCCCCAAGGCCGCTTTAGTATCTGGGTATGACTTAAATTCTATTCATGATCATTGTCAATGTCTTAACGACCGTTTCGAGGTGATTAATACGCCAACCTTGATAGGGAATGAGTGTTTGAGTTTGGATGTGGATAGTTATGTTTCATTTTGTATTGGTAATGAGGAAATTAAATGTGTTCGGTACAGAATTGCAGCGTTATCGAGAGTATTTAATGTTATGCTGTTTGGTAAGTTCTTGGAGTCGAAAATGGATAAGATTGATTTTTCAGGAAATGGGATATCTGTAGGGGGGATGAGAGCTGTTGAAGTATATAGTAGAACTAGAAGATTGGACTATTTCAGTGCTGAGATTGTTTTGGAGTTGCTTTCTTTTGCAAATAGGTTCTGTTGCGAGGAGTTGAAGTCTGCTTGTGATGCTCATCTAGCATCACTGGTGGGCAACATTGAGGATGCAATGACTCTTATTGAATATGGTTTGGAGGAGACGGCAAATCTTGTTGTGGCATCTTGCCTCCAAGTGATGTTAAGAGAGCTCCCAAGCAATCTGTATAATTGGAAggtgatgaaatttttttgtagctCTCAGGCTAGGGAGAGGTTGGCCAGGGCAGGTCATGCTTCTTTCTTGCTGTATTATTTCCTAAGCCATGTTGCGATGGAGGAAAGCATGGCATCTAACACGACAGTGATGTTATTGGAGAGATTGGGAGAGTGTGCAACAGAAAGGTGGCAGAAGGCACTTGCATTTCATCAACTGGGCTGTGCATTGCTTGAGAGAAAAGAGTACAAGGATGCTCAGCGTTGTTTTGGGGTGGCAGCTGCAGCGGGTCATGTTTATTCAATGGCTGGCATAGCAAGAGCTAAACATGAGCAAGGGCAACAGTATTCTGCCTATAAGTTGATGAGCTCTCTCATCTTAGAGTATAAACCAGTTGGGTGGATGTACCAAGAGCGGTCTCTTTATAATATTGGGAGGGAGAAGATCTTGGACTTGAAAACTGCAACTGAATTGGATCCTACTCTTTCATTCCCTTATAAATATAGAGCTGTTGCAAAGGTGGAGGAGAAGCAGATTAGGGGAGCCATTTTGGAGATTGACAAAATTATTGGGTTTAAGCTCTTGCCTGACTGCCTTGAGTTGAGAGCTTGGTTCTTCATTGCACTTGAGGATTACGAAAGTGCTCTTAGAGACATTCGAGTAGTTTTAACTTTAGAACCCAATTACATGATGTTTCATGGGAAGGTTACTGGGGATTACTTGATTGAGCTCCTCAGCCATCGGGTTCAGCAATTGAGTGAGGCTGATTGCTGGATGCAACTCTATCAGCGATGGTCTTGTATTGATGATATAGGCTCTCTGGCTATCATACATCAGATGCTGGCAAATGACCCTGGAAAGAGTCTTCTCTGGTTTCGGCAATCTCTACTTCTTTTGAG GCTAAATTGTCAAAAGGCTGCAATGCGTAGTTTGCGATGGGCTCGAAATCATTCTAGCTCTGAGAATGAAAGGCTAGTTTATGAAGGTTGGATTTTATATGACACCGGTTATCGTGAAGAAGCTCTCTCTAGGGCAGAGAAGTCCATTTCACTTCAGAGGTCATTTGAAGCCTTTTTCCTTAAAGCGTACACATTGGCAGATACAACTCTGGATCCTGAATCTTCATCTTATGTCATTCAAATTCTGGGGGAAGCTCTTAAATGCCCTTCAGATGGTCTTCGGAAAGGACAA GCATTAAATAATTTAGGGAGTGTTCACGTGGATTGTGGTAACCTGGATTTAGCTGCAGATTGCTACATGAATGCCCTTGAGATCAAGCATGCAAGAGCTCATCAAGGGCTGGCGCGTGTTTATCATCAAAGAAATCACCGGCAAGCTGCATATGAAGAGATGACCAAGCTAATAGAGAAGGCACAAAATAATGCATCAGCATATGAGAAAAGGTCAGAATATTGTGGTCGTGAAATGGCAAAGAATGATCTTGATACAGCAACACAATTGGATCCGCTTAGGACATATCCATACAGATACAGGGCAGCAG TTCTGATGGATGACCAAAAAGAAACTGAAGCTGTGGAAGAGCTATCGAAGGCCATAGCTTTCAAGCCTGATTTACAAATGCTTCATCTTCGAGCAGCATTTTACGAGTCAATGGGGAACCTCGCCTCTGCTCTCCAAGATTGTCAGGCAGCTCTATGCTTGGACCCTGACCATAAGGAAACACTTGATTTGTATAATCGGGCACAGGAGTTGGCTGTAAATTTACAACTTAAATGA
- the LOC108996899 gene encoding uncharacterized protein At5g39865-like: MWRQWGKSTVRIHHTSSPSALFSFKDVQELCTDEPSQPTASTPNKKASIFHRVRVANSLLRTWSTRSPTHPPIEEPETHEPESSPNVVAVPDQSGKDPLAATQSAPLISIPGAEKRIVVYFTSLRVVRSTFDDCKSVRSILRGFRVSIDERDLSMDSGFLTELQQILGGQSQSKLSLPRVFIGGRYVGGAEEIRQLHEAGELRKLVEGLPAAEPGVCDVCGGYRFVLCDECYGSHKLFTEKSGFKSCTACNENGLIRCPSCHCAPL, translated from the exons ATGTGGCGGCAGTGGGGCAAATCAACGGTTCGGATTCACCACACGTCATCTCCGTCCGCCCTCTTCTCTTTTAAGGACGTCCAAGAGCTCTGCACCGACGAGCCCTCTCAACCCACCGCTTCCACTCCGAATAAGAAAGCCTCGATTTTCCACCGAGTCCGAGTTGCCAACTCGCTCCTCCGCACCTG GTCAACTCGCTCACCGACTCACCCACCCATCGAAGAACCCGAAACACACGAACCGGAGTCCAGTCCCAACGTCGTCGCTGTCCCGGACCAATCGGGTAAGGACCCCCTCGCCGCAACGCAATCCGCGCCATTGATTTCAATCCCGGGCGCCGAGAAGCGCATTGTGGTGTACTTCACGAGCCTCCGGGTGGTGAGGTCCACGTTCGACGACTGCAAGTCCGTCCGATCCATTCTCCGAGGGTTTCGGGTCTCAATTGACGAACGGGATCTCTCCATGGACTCGGGGTTCCTAACAGAGCTGCAGCAGATCCTGGGAGGTCAAAGCCAAAGCAAGTTGTCCTTGCCGAGGGTTTTCATTGGCGGGAGATACGTCGGTGGGGCGGAGGAAATTCGGCAGCTGCACGAGGCAGGAGAGCTCAGGAAGCTCGTCGAAGGCTTGCCCGCAGCGGAACCGGGCGTGTGCGACGTTTGCGGCGGCTATAGGTTCGTTCTGTGCGACGAGTGTTACGGTAGCCATAAGTTGTTCACGGAGAAAAGCGGGTTCAAGAGCTGTACGGCGTGCAACGAGAACGGTCTGATCAGGTGCCCTTCTTGTCATTGTGCGCCTCTCTGA
- the LOC108996897 gene encoding pentatricopeptide repeat-containing protein At2g30100, chloroplastic-like isoform X2, producing the protein MGEGLFEAIEEMERMAREPSDVLEEMNERLSAKELQLVLVYFAQEGRDSWCALEVFEWLKKENRVDKETMELMVGLMCRWVKKLIEEERDVGEVVDLLVDMDCVGLKPEFNMVEKVISLYWEMGEKERVVLFVKEALRRGFGCAAEVDDDDDGEVEHKGGPIGYLAWKIMVEGNYRDAVKLVIHLRESGLKPEVYSYLIAMTAVVKELNELGKALRKLKGFARDGLVAELDAENVGLIEKYQSDLLADGVRLSNWVIQEGSSALSGVVHERLLAMYICAGRGLEAERQLWEMKLVGKEADGDLYDIVLAICASQKEASAIARLLTRVEVTSSLRKKKSLSWLLRGYIKGGHFNDAAETLVRMLDLGFSPEYLDRAAVLLGVRKGIDQSGNADTYLKLCKLLSDASLIGPSLVYLHVKKYKLWVIKML; encoded by the exons ATGGGCGAAGGGCTTTTCGAGGCGATCGAGGAGATGGAGAGGATGGCAAGGGAGCCGTCGGATGTGCTTGAGGAGATGAACGAGCGGCTCTCGGCAAAGGAGCTGCAGCTGGTGCTGGTTTACTTCGCGCAGGAGGGGAGGGACTCGTGGTGTGCGCTTGAGGTGTTCGAGTGGCTAAAGAAGGAGAATAGGGTGGACAAGGAGACCATGGAGCTCATGGTTGGGTTAATGTGCCGTTGGGTGAAGAAGTTGATTGAGGAGGAGCGTGACGTGGGGGAAGTGGTGGATTTGCTAGTGGACATGGACTGTGTTGGGTTGAAGCCCGAGTTCAACATGGTGGAGAAGGTGATATCTTTGTATTGGGAGATGGGTGAGAAGGAGAGGGTGGTTTTGTTTGTGAAGGAGGCGTTGAGGCGTGGGTTTGGTTGTGCTGCGgaagttgatgatgatgatgatggggagGTGGAGCATAAGGGAGGCCCAATTGGGTATCTTGCTTGGAAGATTATG GTTGAGGGTAACTATAGGGATGCAGTCAAGTTGGTGATTCATCTTAGAGAATCTGGGTTGAAGCCGGAAGTCTACAGCTACCTCATTGCAATGACAGCTGTGGTTAAGGAGTTGAATGAACTTGGGAAAGCTTTACGCAAGTTGAAAGGTTTTGCTAGGGATGGTTTGGTAGCAGAGCTTGATGCGGAAAATGTTGGGCTCATTGAGAAGTATCAGTCAGATCTTTTAGCTGATGGAGTACGACTGTCTAATTGGGTAATTCAAGAGGGAAGCTCTGCACTTTCTGGAGTGGTACATGAGAGGCTGCTTGCCATGTATATTTGTGCTGGTCGGGGACTGGAGGCTGAAAGACAGTTGTGGGAAATGAAGCTTGTGGGTAAAGAGGCTGATGGAGACCTTTATGACATTGTTCTAGCAATTTGTGCTTCCCAGAAGGAGGCCAGTGCTATAGCTCGGTTGCTTACTAGAGTAGAGGTTACAAGCTCTTTGCGCAAGAAGAAAAGCCTATCATGGTTGTTGAGAGGTTACATTAAAGGAGGACATTTCAATGATGCTGCAGAAACACTGGTTAGAATGCTTGATCTGGGATTTAGTCCAGAATACTTGGACAGGGCAGCTGTACTGCTGGGAGTAAGAAAAGGAATCGACCAATCTGGAAATGCAGATACTTACCTCAAGCTTTGCAAGCTGCTCTCTGATGCGAGTTTGATTGGACCCTCCCTTGTTTATTTACATGTGAAAAAGTATAAGCTTTGGGTCATAAAAATGCTTTGA
- the LOC108996897 gene encoding pentatricopeptide repeat-containing protein At2g30100, chloroplastic-like isoform X1: MAFPYTIAPLTELNFTFCSSISLRRCQFFFPPVHRGSRVFARIGNYHRNPSFVVAKPSRIRELGSFRSVELDRFVTSDDEDEMGEGLFEAIEEMERMAREPSDVLEEMNERLSAKELQLVLVYFAQEGRDSWCALEVFEWLKKENRVDKETMELMVGLMCRWVKKLIEEERDVGEVVDLLVDMDCVGLKPEFNMVEKVISLYWEMGEKERVVLFVKEALRRGFGCAAEVDDDDDGEVEHKGGPIGYLAWKIMVEGNYRDAVKLVIHLRESGLKPEVYSYLIAMTAVVKELNELGKALRKLKGFARDGLVAELDAENVGLIEKYQSDLLADGVRLSNWVIQEGSSALSGVVHERLLAMYICAGRGLEAERQLWEMKLVGKEADGDLYDIVLAICASQKEASAIARLLTRVEVTSSLRKKKSLSWLLRGYIKGGHFNDAAETLVRMLDLGFSPEYLDRAAVLLGVRKGIDQSGNADTYLKLCKLLSDASLIGPSLVYLHVKKYKLWVIKML, from the exons ATGGCCTTTCCATATACAATTGCTCCGTTAACCGAACTGAATTTTACATTTTGTTCGTCAATTTCGCTTCGGCGGTgccaatttttctttcctccggTTCATCGGGGTTCAAGGGTTTTCGCTAGAATTGGCAACTACCACCGAAACCCTAGCTTCGTGGTCGCCAAACCGAGCAGAATCCGAGAACTTGGGTCGTTCAGGTCGGTCGAGCTGGACCGGTTCGTGACGAGCGATGACGAAGACGAAATGGGCGAAGGGCTTTTCGAGGCGATCGAGGAGATGGAGAGGATGGCAAGGGAGCCGTCGGATGTGCTTGAGGAGATGAACGAGCGGCTCTCGGCAAAGGAGCTGCAGCTGGTGCTGGTTTACTTCGCGCAGGAGGGGAGGGACTCGTGGTGTGCGCTTGAGGTGTTCGAGTGGCTAAAGAAGGAGAATAGGGTGGACAAGGAGACCATGGAGCTCATGGTTGGGTTAATGTGCCGTTGGGTGAAGAAGTTGATTGAGGAGGAGCGTGACGTGGGGGAAGTGGTGGATTTGCTAGTGGACATGGACTGTGTTGGGTTGAAGCCCGAGTTCAACATGGTGGAGAAGGTGATATCTTTGTATTGGGAGATGGGTGAGAAGGAGAGGGTGGTTTTGTTTGTGAAGGAGGCGTTGAGGCGTGGGTTTGGTTGTGCTGCGgaagttgatgatgatgatgatggggagGTGGAGCATAAGGGAGGCCCAATTGGGTATCTTGCTTGGAAGATTATG GTTGAGGGTAACTATAGGGATGCAGTCAAGTTGGTGATTCATCTTAGAGAATCTGGGTTGAAGCCGGAAGTCTACAGCTACCTCATTGCAATGACAGCTGTGGTTAAGGAGTTGAATGAACTTGGGAAAGCTTTACGCAAGTTGAAAGGTTTTGCTAGGGATGGTTTGGTAGCAGAGCTTGATGCGGAAAATGTTGGGCTCATTGAGAAGTATCAGTCAGATCTTTTAGCTGATGGAGTACGACTGTCTAATTGGGTAATTCAAGAGGGAAGCTCTGCACTTTCTGGAGTGGTACATGAGAGGCTGCTTGCCATGTATATTTGTGCTGGTCGGGGACTGGAGGCTGAAAGACAGTTGTGGGAAATGAAGCTTGTGGGTAAAGAGGCTGATGGAGACCTTTATGACATTGTTCTAGCAATTTGTGCTTCCCAGAAGGAGGCCAGTGCTATAGCTCGGTTGCTTACTAGAGTAGAGGTTACAAGCTCTTTGCGCAAGAAGAAAAGCCTATCATGGTTGTTGAGAGGTTACATTAAAGGAGGACATTTCAATGATGCTGCAGAAACACTGGTTAGAATGCTTGATCTGGGATTTAGTCCAGAATACTTGGACAGGGCAGCTGTACTGCTGGGAGTAAGAAAAGGAATCGACCAATCTGGAAATGCAGATACTTACCTCAAGCTTTGCAAGCTGCTCTCTGATGCGAGTTTGATTGGACCCTCCCTTGTTTATTTACATGTGAAAAAGTATAAGCTTTGGGTCATAAAAATGCTTTGA
- the LOC108996895 gene encoding inactive receptor-like serine/threonine-protein kinase At2g40270, with protein MSFLGTDGRMRINQLKLRMAVFMAVLSLFIRNQSLCSSLNTEGLALLRFRDRVTRDPFGALSDWNENDGVADPCAWFGVECSDRKVVTLTLKDLCLDGTLAPELGKLAYIKSIILRNNSFSGNIPNYIGELKDLEILDLGFNNFSGPFPSEFTNNLSLTTLLLDNNEFLGTISPELYELKTLSEFQADDNQLTGTPLREPCNCGSFIWNTAKFGDEANRKLLQAVDFSNPSGGNNVNERSSFSPSPSPSPSSQDYLPPSASASPFSSISAPSDSPLSSPLFSPSQAPSNIFLTPSKPPILAPTPASTIPANPPIIASPPADSHREWDPTSPAPTPSQVVKKHSETNLHVVLTWVGISGGCSFILISAISIVYCRRNKVVTVKPWVTGLSGQLQKAFVTGVPKLNRPELEAACEDFSNIIGSVSYGTVYKGTLSSGIEIAVSSSAVTSPGDWSKILKVQFRKKIETLSKVNHKNFVNLIGYCEEEKPFTRMMVFEYAPNGTLFEHLHIKEAEHLDWGMRLRIAMGMAYCLEYMHQLTPPVTHKNLQSSSIYLTEDYAAKISDFGFWNDISETKNDSDAMKLLETPSVEPESNVYSFGVILFEMMTGRIPYSVDNGSLADWASDYLKGEQPLREMVDPTLKSFQVVELEEVFGVIKDCVQPDSKQRPSMRDITAKLREITAVGPDGATPKLSPLWWAELEIMSTDSS; from the exons ATGAGTTTCTTGGGGACGGACGGACGGATGAGAATCAACCAGTTGAAGCTCCGCATGGCGGTTTTCATGGCGGTGCTATCACTTTTTATTAGGAATCAAAGTCTGTGTTCGTCTCTGAACACCGAag GTTTAGCGTTGTTGAGGTTCCGGGATAGAGTGACCAGAGACCCGTTTGGGGCTTTATCGGATTGGAATGAGAATGATGGAGTGGCTGATCCGTGTGCTTGGTTCGGAGTGGAGTGTTCGGACCGGAAAGTGGTGACCTT GACTTTGAAGGATCTTTGCCTTGATGGAACATTGGCACCTGAACTCGGGAAGCTGGCTTACATAAAATCTAT CATTTTACGCAACAATTCTTTTTCTGGTAATATCCCAAATTACATTGGGGAATTGAAGGATCTGGAGATTTTGGACTTGGGCTTCAATAACTTTAGCGGGCCATTTCCATCTGAATTCACCAATAATCTTTCCCTGACTACCCT TTTACTTGACAACAACGAGTTTCTTGGTACCATTTCTCCTGAACTCTATGAGCTCAAGACCCTTTCGGAATTTCAGGCAGATGATAACCAGCTAACTGGTACTCCTTTGAGGGAGCCTTGTAACTGTGGATCTTTCATTTG GAACACTGCCAAATTTGGAGATGAAGCTAACCGtaagctgctgcaggcagtggATTTCTCAAATCCATCCGGAGGAAACAATGTGAACGAGAGGAGTTCATTTTCACCATCACCTTCTCCCTCCCCCTCATCACAGGACTATCTCCCTCCATCAGCATCAGCATCACCATTTTCATCTATATCAGCTCCATCAGATTCACCATTGTCATCTCCACTATTTTCCCCATCACAAGCTCCCTCCAATATCTTTCTGACTCCTTCCAAGCCACCTATTTTAGCACCCACTCCTGCTTCAACAATTCCAGCAAATCCGCCAATAATAGCATCTCCACCAGCAGATTCTCACCGGGAGTGGGATCCCACTTCACCTGCTCCAACTCCTAGCCAAGTGGTTAAGAAGCATTCTGAGACAAATCTTCATGTAGTTCTTACTTGGGTTGGAATTTCTGGGGGTTGCTCGTTCATTCTGATTTCAGCCATCAGCATTGTTTACTGCAGAAGAAACAAGGTTGTTACTGTGAAACCTTGGGTGACAGGGTTAAGTGGGCAGCTGCAGAAAGCATTTGTAACAG GTGTACCAAAGCTCAACCGACCAGAACTTGAAGCAGCTTGTGAAGATTTCAGCAATATCATTGGTTCTGTCTCATATGGGACTGTGTATAAGGGGACTCTTTCAAGTGGGATAGAAATAGCTGTATCATCTAGTGCAGTGACATCTCCTGGGGACTGgtcaaaaattttgaaagtgcAGTTCAGAAAGAAG ATAGAGACACTATCAAAAGTGAACCACAAAAATTTCGTGAACCTCATTGGATATTGTGAAGAAGAGAAGCCATTCACGAGAATGATGGTTTTTGAGTATGCTCCAAATGGTACACTATTTGAGCATTTACACA TAAAAGAAGCCGAGCACTTGGACTGGGGAATGAGACTCCGAATAGCTATGGGCATGGCATATTGTCTGGAATATATGCACCAGTTGACTCCACCTGTAACCCACAAAAACCTGCAATCCTCATCTATATACCTGACTGAAGATTATGCAGCCAAAATATCAGATTTCGGTTTTTGGAATGATATTTCTGAAACCAAGAATGACTCAGATGCTATGAAGCTTTTGGAGACGCCATCGGTGGAACCAGAAAGCAATGTCTACAGCTTCGGGGTGATCTTGTTCGAAATGATGACGGGAAGGATTCCATACTCTGTGGACAATGGCTCTCTTGCAGACTGGGCATCAGACTATCTAAAAGGTGAGCAGCCCTTGAGAGAAATGGTGGATCCAACGCTAAAATCTTTCCAGGTGGTGGAGCTTGAGGAAGTATTTGGAGTGATAAAAGATTGTGTCCAACCTGATTCAAAGCAAAGACCATCAATGAGAGATATTACAGCTAAGTTGAGAGAGATCACAGCAGTGGGGCCTGATGGAGCAACCCCAAAACTATCTCCACTGTGGTGGGCAGAGCTTGAAATCATGTCTACGGACTCAAGTTGA